Proteins encoded by one window of Acuticoccus sp. MNP-M23:
- a CDS encoding fatty acid desaturase, which produces MAPRPLSRALAAYREPAAGRSIAELVLSLVPFVALWAGMWIALTIVGYWLALLLAVPAAGFLVRLFLIQHDCGHGSVFRTQRANNWLGRILGVITLTPYDHWRRTHALHHAGSGNLCRRGIGDVATLTVREYGERSPWGRLRYRVYRSAPVLFGIGPFFVFVLQHRLPIGFMGAGRLHWVSTMGTNAAILAGALGLAYAVGFGTFLMIHLPIIFLGSGAGVWLFYIQHQFESTHWDADDRWQHHDAALHGSSYYDLPAPLRWLSANVGIHHVHHLASRIPHYRLPEVLRDYPELRTLNRLTLRQSLRCVALTLWDEDKRRLVPFRAAAPQAAL; this is translated from the coding sequence ATGGCGCCGCGCCCGTTGTCACGGGCTCTGGCGGCCTACCGCGAACCGGCCGCAGGCCGCAGCATCGCCGAACTGGTCCTGTCTCTGGTGCCGTTTGTCGCCCTCTGGGCCGGCATGTGGATTGCGCTGACCATAGTTGGCTACTGGCTGGCGCTTCTCCTTGCGGTCCCGGCCGCCGGCTTTCTGGTGCGCCTCTTCCTCATCCAGCACGATTGCGGGCACGGCTCGGTGTTTCGGACGCAGCGCGCCAACAACTGGCTCGGCCGGATCCTCGGCGTGATCACGCTGACCCCCTACGACCACTGGCGCCGCACTCACGCGCTGCACCATGCCGGTTCCGGCAACCTTTGCCGGCGCGGCATCGGCGACGTGGCCACCCTCACGGTGCGCGAATACGGCGAGCGCTCCCCCTGGGGGCGGCTCCGATATCGCGTCTACCGCAGCGCGCCGGTGCTGTTCGGCATCGGGCCGTTCTTCGTCTTCGTGCTCCAGCACCGTTTGCCCATCGGCTTCATGGGCGCGGGACGATTGCACTGGGTCAGCACCATGGGCACCAACGCGGCCATCCTCGCCGGCGCGCTGGGGCTGGCTTACGCGGTCGGCTTCGGCACGTTCTTGATGATCCATCTGCCCATCATCTTTCTGGGATCAGGTGCCGGCGTCTGGCTGTTTTATATCCAGCATCAGTTCGAAAGCACCCACTGGGACGCGGACGACCGCTGGCAACATCACGACGCCGCATTGCACGGCAGTTCCTACTACGACCTTCCTGCGCCGCTGCGGTGGCTGTCCGCCAACGTGGGCATCCACCATGTTCACCATCTGGCGAGCCGCATTCCCCACTACCGTCTGCCGGAAGTGCTGCGCGATTACCCGGAGCTGCGGACGCTCAACCGGCTGACCCTGCGCCAGAGTCTGCGCTGCGTCGCCCTCACCTTGTGGGACGAAGACAAACGCCGGCTGGTCCCCTTTCGGGCCGCAGCGCCACAGGCGGCGCTCTGA
- a CDS encoding GMC family oxidoreductase N-terminal domain-containing protein, with translation MAGDQEAARLDGDYDYVIVGAGTAGCVLANRLTADGRTRVLVLEAGGSDRYHWVQIPVGYLYCIGNPRTDWMMKTAPEPGLNGRSLVYPRGKVLGGCSSVNGMIYMRGQAADYETWRQMGNAGWGWDDVLPYFLKSEDHHGGKTGLHGEGGEWRVETQRLAWDILKAVQEGAKEFGILPRADFNDGSNEGSGLFEVNQKNGVRWNAARGFLRPAMRRANLRLVTHAHSENLVVEGGRVTGVRYRRGGTLYEARAKAEVLLAAGAINSPKILELSGIGQPDLLQGLGIEVAHALKGVGENLQDHLQLRTIFRVNNALTLNTLANSAVGKARMALEYALKRSGPLAMAPSQLGLFTRSDPSRETPDLEYHVQPLSTDRLGDPLHREPAITVSVCNLRPDSVGSCHINAPDTAAHPDIRPNYLSAETDRTVAVAAIRQARQLMTARALERYTPQEVLPGPEITTDEALARTAGDIGTTIFHPVGTCRMGSDDRAVVGADLRVHGLSGLRIVDASVMPKIVSGNTASPVVMIAEKAADMIRAGAQDAI, from the coding sequence ATGGCAGGCGACCAAGAGGCGGCACGGCTCGACGGCGACTACGACTATGTGATCGTCGGCGCAGGCACGGCCGGCTGCGTCCTTGCCAATCGTCTGACCGCGGACGGGCGCACCCGCGTCCTGGTGCTGGAGGCCGGCGGGTCGGACCGGTACCACTGGGTGCAGATCCCGGTCGGCTACCTCTACTGCATCGGCAACCCCCGCACCGACTGGATGATGAAGACCGCACCCGAGCCCGGCCTCAACGGCCGCAGCCTCGTTTATCCTCGCGGCAAGGTGCTGGGCGGCTGCTCCTCGGTCAACGGCATGATCTACATGCGCGGCCAGGCGGCGGACTACGAGACCTGGCGCCAGATGGGCAATGCCGGCTGGGGCTGGGACGATGTCCTCCCCTATTTCCTGAAATCCGAAGACCACCACGGCGGCAAGACCGGCCTCCACGGTGAGGGTGGCGAGTGGCGCGTGGAAACTCAGCGGCTCGCCTGGGATATTCTGAAGGCCGTGCAGGAGGGCGCCAAGGAGTTCGGCATCCTCCCGCGAGCCGATTTCAACGATGGCAGCAACGAAGGCTCCGGCCTTTTCGAGGTGAACCAGAAAAACGGCGTGCGCTGGAACGCGGCGCGCGGCTTCCTGCGGCCTGCGATGCGCCGCGCCAACCTTCGCCTCGTCACCCACGCCCACAGCGAAAATCTGGTGGTGGAGGGGGGCCGCGTCACCGGGGTTCGCTACCGCCGTGGCGGCACGCTGTACGAGGCGCGCGCAAAGGCCGAGGTGCTGCTGGCGGCGGGCGCCATCAACTCGCCGAAAATCCTCGAACTCTCCGGCATCGGCCAGCCGGACCTGTTGCAGGGTCTGGGGATCGAGGTGGCGCACGCGTTGAAGGGCGTCGGCGAGAACCTGCAGGACCATTTGCAACTGCGCACCATCTTCCGCGTCAATAATGCGCTGACACTCAACACGCTTGCCAATTCGGCCGTGGGCAAGGCGCGGATGGCGCTGGAATATGCGCTGAAGCGCAGCGGGCCGCTGGCGATGGCGCCCAGCCAGCTCGGCCTGTTCACCCGGTCGGACCCCTCACGCGAAACGCCGGACCTTGAATACCACGTGCAGCCCCTCTCCACCGACAGGCTGGGCGATCCGCTGCACCGGGAGCCGGCGATCACCGTCTCGGTCTGCAACCTCAGGCCGGACAGCGTGGGAAGCTGCCACATCAACGCGCCCGACACCGCCGCCCATCCCGACATCCGGCCCAACTACCTGTCGGCCGAAACGGATCGGACGGTGGCCGTCGCCGCCATCCGCCAGGCGCGCCAGCTGATGACGGCGCGCGCCCTGGAGCGGTACACGCCGCAAGAGGTGCTGCCCGGCCCCGAAATCACCACCGACGAGGCGCTCGCCCGCACCGCAGGCGACATCGGCACCACAATCTTCCACCCGGTCGGCACCTGCCGGATGGGCAGCGATGACCGCGCCGTGGTCGGCGCCGACCTCCGCGTCCATGGCCTTTCCGGCCTCAGGATCGTCGATGCGTCGGTGATGCCGAAGATCGTGTCCGGCAATACCGCCTCACCCGTTGTGATGATTGCGGAAAAAGCCGCCGACATGATCCGCGCCGGCGCGCAGGACGCCATCTAG
- a CDS encoding dihydrodipicolinate synthase family protein produces MFGIDTKGVYAIAPTPFLPDGAVDYASIDRMCDFYLESGVDGLTILGILGEAPKLEPEESVAIVKRVLARFNKPVVVGVSAPGFAAMRALSGASMDAGAAGVMINPPPAMRTDDEICNYYAQSVAQIGADVPFVLQDHPLVTTVRMSNNVIRRIVTENPSCVMLKHEDWPGLEKVSALRKMEADGTLRHISILCGNGGLFLDFEMERGADGAMTGYAFPDMLVDVVKKHQSGDNDGMHALFDAHLPYLRYEHQSGIGLAVRKYVLVKRGAIAHADLRAPGPKMNATTRAEVDGMLARLARHDPRAAF; encoded by the coding sequence ATGTTCGGGATCGACACCAAGGGCGTCTACGCCATCGCACCCACGCCCTTCCTGCCCGATGGCGCGGTGGACTACGCTTCCATCGACAGGATGTGCGACTTCTACCTCGAATCCGGCGTGGATGGTCTCACCATCCTCGGCATCCTCGGCGAAGCGCCCAAGCTTGAGCCCGAGGAGTCCGTCGCCATCGTGAAGCGGGTGCTCGCCCGCTTCAACAAGCCGGTGGTGGTCGGCGTTTCGGCGCCGGGCTTTGCCGCCATGCGCGCGCTTTCCGGCGCGTCGATGGATGCGGGCGCAGCCGGCGTGATGATCAACCCGCCTCCCGCCATGCGCACCGACGACGAGATCTGCAACTACTACGCCCAGTCCGTCGCGCAGATCGGCGCGGACGTGCCGTTCGTCCTGCAGGACCATCCGCTCGTGACCACGGTGCGCATGTCCAACAACGTCATCCGCCGGATCGTGACGGAGAACCCCTCCTGCGTGATGCTGAAGCACGAGGACTGGCCCGGCCTCGAGAAGGTCTCCGCGCTCCGCAAGATGGAAGCCGACGGCACGCTGCGGCACATCTCGATCCTGTGCGGCAACGGCGGCCTGTTCCTCGACTTCGAGATGGAGCGCGGCGCCGATGGTGCGATGACCGGCTACGCCTTCCCGGACATGCTGGTCGACGTGGTGAAGAAGCATCAGTCCGGCGACAATGACGGGATGCACGCCCTGTTCGACGCGCACCTGCCGTACCTGCGCTACGAGCACCAGTCCGGCATCGGCCTTGCCGTGCGCAAGTACGTGCTGGTGAAACGCGGCGCGATCGCCCACGCGGACCTTCGCGCCCCCGGCCCCAAGATGAACGCCACCACCAGGGCGGAAGTCGACGGCATGCTGGCACGCCTCGCCAGGCACGACCCGCGCGCAGCCTTCTGA
- a CDS encoding ribonuclease activity regulator RraA: MALDQTTIDTLKTITTATLTTILLKKGLRNVWLRGAMPLRKGQERIVGPAFTLRFVPAREDLATPASWGSPISTRAAIEAMPEGCIAVVDSMGVRDAGIFGDILCARMQKRGVAGLVTDGVVRDLDGVLASGLPVWCSGAAAPPSVAGLTFVGWQETIGCGGVCIVPDDVLVIDADGAVLIPQALLDEVVGEAVEQEKLEAWIVTEVERGVPLPGLYPMNDETKARYAKFKEGN; the protein is encoded by the coding sequence ATGGCGCTTGACCAGACAACCATCGACACGCTGAAGACCATCACCACGGCCACGCTGACCACGATCCTTCTGAAGAAGGGCCTGCGCAACGTGTGGCTTCGCGGTGCGATGCCGCTGCGCAAGGGACAGGAGCGCATTGTCGGCCCTGCCTTCACCCTGCGCTTCGTCCCGGCGCGCGAAGACCTTGCGACCCCCGCCTCCTGGGGTTCGCCCATCTCCACCCGCGCCGCCATCGAGGCGATGCCGGAAGGCTGCATTGCCGTGGTCGATTCCATGGGCGTGCGCGACGCCGGCATCTTCGGCGACATCCTGTGCGCCCGGATGCAGAAGCGCGGCGTGGCGGGGCTCGTCACCGACGGCGTGGTGCGTGACCTCGACGGCGTCCTTGCCAGCGGCCTGCCGGTCTGGTGCTCCGGCGCTGCGGCGCCCCCCTCCGTCGCCGGCCTCACCTTCGTCGGCTGGCAGGAGACCATCGGGTGCGGCGGCGTCTGCATCGTGCCGGACGACGTTCTGGTGATCGACGCGGACGGCGCAGTCCTCATCCCGCAGGCACTGCTGGACGAGGTGGTCGGCGAAGCCGTCGAGCAGGAGAAGCTGGAGGCCTGGATCGTCACCGAGGTGGAACGCGGCGTGCCCCTCCCCGGCCTTTACCCGATGAACGACGAGACCAAGGCGCGCTACGCCAAGTTCAAGGAAGGCAACTGA
- a CDS encoding SDR family oxidoreductase codes for MDLGLNNKVALVLGAGGGLGSAIALSLGAEGAKVAVADIDENAAKVTADAVNAAGGTAFAISWDLADVDSVDAKVSAVEAELGSVDVFVAITGGPPPGGVAGVSSDTWRKFFDSMVVSVFAITDRVLPGMRERKWGRIITSTSSGVVAPIPNLGLSNALRATLLGWSKTLAAEVGRDGVTANIVLPGRVATKRITFLDEKKAEREGRPVEDVKAESNKAIPLGRYGDPKEYGDTVAFLASERASYITGSVIRVDGGYIPSI; via the coding sequence ATGGATCTCGGTTTGAACAACAAGGTCGCCCTGGTGCTGGGCGCTGGTGGCGGCCTCGGCAGCGCCATCGCGCTTTCGCTGGGCGCGGAAGGCGCGAAAGTCGCCGTCGCCGACATTGACGAGAACGCGGCGAAAGTCACCGCCGATGCCGTGAACGCTGCTGGCGGCACCGCCTTCGCCATCTCCTGGGACCTCGCGGACGTCGACAGCGTCGACGCCAAGGTTTCTGCGGTGGAAGCCGAGCTTGGCTCGGTCGACGTGTTCGTTGCCATCACGGGCGGCCCGCCCCCCGGCGGCGTTGCGGGCGTCTCCTCCGACACGTGGCGCAAATTCTTCGATTCCATGGTGGTTTCGGTGTTTGCGATCACCGACCGCGTGCTGCCGGGCATGCGCGAGCGCAAATGGGGCCGGATCATCACATCCACCTCGTCGGGCGTCGTCGCGCCGATCCCCAACCTCGGCCTCTCCAACGCGCTGCGTGCCACGCTGCTCGGCTGGTCGAAAACGCTTGCCGCCGAAGTCGGCCGTGATGGCGTGACCGCCAACATCGTGCTGCCCGGCCGCGTCGCCACCAAGCGCATCACCTTCCTTGACGAGAAGAAGGCAGAGCGCGAAGGCCGCCCCGTCGAGGACGTGAAGGCGGAAAGCAACAAGGCGATTCCGCTTGGCCGCTACGGCGACCCGAAGGAATATGGCGACACCGTTGCCTTCCTCGCCTCCGAGCGTGCCTCCTACATCACCGGCAGCGTTATCCGCGTTGACGGCGGCTACATTCCGAGCATCTGA
- a CDS encoding LysR family transcriptional regulator, which yields MDTRFLETFLTVARRGSLADAAVELDITATAVAQRIRTLEAELGVKLLERAGRSVRPTEAGHAVADRATPLLHGLRDLRTAVQGGAIMGKLRVGAISTAQTGLFPRVLGRLAREAPGLEVALEPGTSAALYERTLAGELDVSAIVKPGFALPKTTEFRLWRSEPLILLAPRGEESRDALHLLKARPFIRYDRRQWGGRLAADYLGARGIVPAQRFELDSLEAIAVMVDGGLGVSIVPEWAAPWPEGLRLTRIALPPPVPVRALGLLWLRGTAQRHLIRKMVDIALDGAPQA from the coding sequence ATGGATACCCGCTTTCTGGAAACCTTCCTCACCGTCGCCCGCCGCGGTTCGCTGGCCGATGCGGCAGTGGAGCTGGACATCACCGCCACCGCCGTCGCCCAGCGCATCCGCACGCTGGAGGCCGAGCTTGGCGTGAAGCTTCTGGAGCGGGCCGGGCGGTCGGTGCGGCCGACGGAGGCAGGGCATGCGGTGGCGGACCGGGCAACGCCGCTCCTCCACGGCCTCCGGGATCTGCGCACGGCGGTGCAGGGCGGCGCGATCATGGGGAAGCTGCGTGTTGGTGCAATTTCCACCGCGCAGACCGGGCTCTTCCCGCGCGTCCTGGGGCGGCTGGCGCGGGAGGCGCCGGGGCTGGAGGTGGCGCTGGAGCCCGGCACATCGGCTGCACTTTACGAGCGGACGCTGGCCGGCGAGCTGGACGTTTCGGCAATCGTCAAGCCGGGGTTCGCCTTGCCGAAGACCACCGAGTTCCGCCTCTGGCGCTCCGAACCGCTGATCCTGCTGGCGCCGCGCGGGGAGGAAAGCCGCGATGCATTGCACCTTCTCAAGGCGAGGCCGTTCATAAGGTACGACCGGCGCCAGTGGGGCGGGCGGCTGGCGGCCGATTATCTCGGCGCGCGCGGGATTGTGCCCGCACAGCGCTTTGAACTGGATTCGCTGGAGGCAATTGCGGTGATGGTGGATGGCGGGCTTGGTGTTTCCATCGTGCCCGAGTGGGCAGCGCCGTGGCCGGAAGGCTTGCGCCTGACGCGGATTGCACTGCCGCCGCCGGTGCCGGTGCGCGCGCTGGGGCTTTTGTGGCTGCGCGGCACGGCGCAGCGGCACCTCATCCGCAAGATGGTCGACATCGCGCTGGACGGTGCGCCGCAGGCCTGA
- a CDS encoding GntR family transcriptional regulator yields MAGLARTGAADAGEIGDDPRRNREDLALDIARLLEEDIVFGRLHPRERLVEEAIAARFEVKRHVVRQAIVELERLGLVDRLRNKGAVVRVYTEKEVDDINTVRELLESEAASCIALPLSPASIAELEDIQREHSAAVEAHDRRGVFRCNIAFHKALFAHCGNAALAEAINIFAQKSHAYRSIAVSDRTYQAWAASAHWEMIDAIRNEDRPRLVALCKAHLGPSKNHYIETLRARYG; encoded by the coding sequence ATGGCGGGGCTGGCCCGGACGGGTGCGGCGGATGCGGGTGAAATCGGGGACGATCCGCGCCGCAACCGCGAGGATCTGGCACTCGACATCGCCCGCCTGCTCGAAGAAGACATCGTCTTCGGTCGCCTTCACCCGCGTGAGCGGCTGGTCGAAGAGGCCATTGCCGCGCGCTTCGAGGTCAAGCGCCACGTGGTGCGGCAAGCCATCGTCGAGCTTGAGCGGCTCGGGCTGGTGGACCGGCTGCGCAACAAGGGCGCCGTCGTCCGCGTCTACACCGAGAAGGAAGTGGACGACATCAACACCGTCCGCGAGCTTCTGGAGAGCGAAGCGGCCTCCTGCATTGCGCTGCCGCTTTCGCCGGCGTCCATCGCCGAGCTCGAAGACATCCAGCGCGAACACTCAGCCGCCGTGGAGGCGCACGACCGGCGCGGCGTGTTCCGCTGCAACATTGCCTTCCACAAGGCGCTGTTTGCCCATTGCGGCAACGCGGCGCTCGCCGAAGCAATCAACATCTTCGCGCAGAAATCCCACGCCTACCGCTCCATTGCGGTGAGCGACCGCACGTATCAGGCATGGGCTGCCAGCGCGCACTGGGAGATGATCGACGCCATCCGCAACGAGGATCGCCCCCGCCTCGTCGCCTTGTGCAAGGCCCACCTCGGCCCGTCGAAAAACCACTATATCGAGACGCTTCGCGCCCGCTACGGCTGA
- a CDS encoding tripartite tricarboxylate transporter permease, producing MESFLWIGLANVVDPINIAAIFAGALIGMFVGAMPGLSATMAIALLLPLTYSFRPETGLAMLASLYLSAMYGGSIAAILLRTPGTPAAAATVLDGHPMARSGHAGKALGLSLTASLIGGLISSIALLTVAPLLGKVVLNFGPVEIFAVAVLGITIIGALSQGSTILGLFSGALGLLLATVGMDLTTGTPRFTFGILDLFGGINFTVALIGLFSIPQAVRLIVEGNPTGTERVSKIRDRMLPTGREFLKLLPNSVRSGFIGIITGLIPGTGGDTASWFAYNEAKRFAKNKHEFGTGTPAGIVAPEAANNAVVGGALIPTIALGIPGSSSTAVLLGGLMVHGILPGPSLMTEYGDVTYTLLWAVLFANFALFIVGIFFTRACVAVTKIPNRVVGPVIVVMSVIGAYAINNSMFDVGLMIAFGMLGLAFDTFKIPTPPLVIGLILGPILDTTLQQSLLIGQGNWMIFLNNPISATLLAIALLSALQATPLFSVLGRGMKRALAGRQQTPGGTE from the coding sequence ATGGAATCCTTCCTCTGGATCGGTCTTGCCAACGTCGTCGATCCGATCAACATCGCGGCAATCTTCGCCGGCGCGCTGATCGGCATGTTCGTCGGCGCCATGCCCGGCCTTTCCGCCACCATGGCCATCGCGCTGCTGTTACCGCTGACCTACTCGTTCCGCCCCGAGACGGGGCTTGCGATGCTCGCCTCGCTCTACCTCTCGGCCATGTACGGCGGCTCCATCGCGGCCATCTTGCTGCGCACACCCGGCACGCCGGCCGCCGCCGCCACGGTGCTCGACGGGCACCCGATGGCGCGCAGCGGGCACGCCGGCAAGGCGCTCGGCCTGTCGCTGACCGCCTCGCTGATCGGCGGCCTCATCAGCTCCATCGCGCTCCTCACGGTCGCGCCGCTCCTGGGCAAGGTGGTCCTCAATTTCGGCCCGGTGGAGATCTTTGCCGTCGCGGTGCTCGGGATCACCATCATCGGCGCACTCAGCCAGGGGTCGACCATTCTCGGTCTCTTCTCCGGCGCACTGGGGCTGCTGCTGGCCACGGTGGGGATGGACCTCACCACCGGCACGCCGCGCTTCACCTTCGGCATTCTCGATCTGTTCGGCGGGATCAACTTCACCGTCGCGCTGATCGGGCTGTTCTCGATCCCGCAGGCCGTCCGCCTCATTGTGGAGGGCAACCCCACCGGGACGGAGCGCGTCTCGAAGATCCGCGACCGGATGCTGCCCACCGGGCGTGAATTCCTCAAGCTCCTGCCCAACAGCGTGCGCTCGGGCTTCATCGGCATCATCACCGGGCTGATCCCCGGTACGGGCGGCGATACCGCGTCCTGGTTCGCCTACAACGAGGCCAAGCGGTTCGCCAAGAACAAGCACGAGTTCGGCACCGGAACCCCCGCCGGCATCGTGGCACCCGAAGCCGCCAACAACGCGGTGGTCGGCGGTGCGCTCATTCCCACCATCGCCCTCGGCATTCCGGGCTCGTCGTCCACCGCCGTGCTGCTTGGCGGGTTGATGGTCCACGGCATCCTGCCCGGTCCTTCGCTGATGACCGAATATGGCGATGTCACCTACACGCTTTTATGGGCCGTGCTGTTTGCGAACTTCGCACTGTTCATCGTCGGCATCTTCTTCACGCGCGCCTGCGTCGCGGTCACCAAGATCCCCAACCGCGTGGTTGGCCCCGTGATCGTCGTGATGAGCGTGATCGGCGCCTACGCCATCAACAACTCGATGTTCGACGTCGGGCTGATGATCGCTTTCGGGATGCTGGGCCTGGCGTTCGACACGTTCAAGATCCCCACCCCGCCGCTGGTGATCGGCCTCATCCTCGGCCCGATCCTCGACACCACGCTCCAGCAGTCGCTGCTGATCGGCCAGGGCAACTGGATGATCTTCCTCAACAACCCGATCTCTGCCACACTGCTTGCGATTGCGCTTCTGTCGGCGTTGCAGGCCACGCCGCTGTTCAGCGTGCTCGGCCGGGGCATGAAACGGGCGCTGGCAGGCCGCCAGCAAACGCCGGGCGGAACCGAATAG
- a CDS encoding tripartite tricarboxylate transporter TctB family protein: MGRLVVALAAIGLVFFMWGEASAYPATARKLPDLLGWVVMVLAVLAIAQQALQWRKASANGTLGTSDPINWQGVALGAAFVGLIVAYAWSIGIIGYLIATPLFLTIPLVLLRPVGLLTGALTIIAVTAVIYGVFVWFLRLNIPLYPAF, encoded by the coding sequence ATGGGACGTCTCGTCGTTGCACTGGCCGCAATCGGGCTGGTGTTTTTCATGTGGGGCGAAGCCTCTGCCTATCCGGCAACGGCGCGCAAGCTGCCTGACCTTCTCGGCTGGGTGGTGATGGTGCTGGCGGTGCTTGCCATTGCCCAGCAGGCACTGCAGTGGCGCAAGGCCAGTGCAAACGGCACCCTTGGCACGTCCGATCCCATCAACTGGCAAGGCGTTGCCCTTGGCGCAGCCTTCGTCGGGCTGATCGTCGCCTACGCCTGGTCGATCGGAATCATCGGCTATCTCATCGCCACGCCGCTGTTCCTGACCATCCCGCTGGTGCTCCTGCGCCCCGTCGGTCTCTTGACCGGCGCACTCACGATCATTGCCGTCACCGCCGTGATTTACGGCGTGTTTGTCTGGTTCCTGAGGCTCAACATCCCGCTTTATCCGGCGTTCTGA
- a CDS encoding tripartite tricarboxylate transporter substrate binding protein — protein MKTPMMALALAAALGTTAFTPASAQEYPASDVKVMQGFKAGGGSDALAQLVQPFLAEELGVNFVNEYIPGATGAIAWTRLAKQTKADGATISITNTPMLTTNYIMNPAITYNISEITPIANIVTDPGIAVVSADSPFNTFEDFVEAAKANPSTVTVGNSGVGGDDYFTSVQFERQAGVKLQKVPFQGDGPSWTAAMGGKIDASFTNVGVSFPQIKEGNLKALAVFAEERIPDLPDVPTAKELGYDLVAGSSRGYSGPAGFPAEARQQMIDAMQRVVDNPDFQKAAADRAFNIDFISGDDYAAMLQKQEGEYKVIWADIKDEVQKQ, from the coding sequence ATGAAGACCCCGATGATGGCGCTCGCCCTTGCCGCGGCACTTGGCACCACCGCATTCACCCCGGCGTCCGCGCAGGAATACCCGGCCAGCGACGTGAAAGTCATGCAGGGCTTCAAGGCGGGCGGCGGCTCCGATGCGCTGGCACAGCTCGTCCAGCCGTTCCTCGCCGAAGAGCTTGGCGTCAACTTCGTCAACGAGTACATCCCCGGCGCCACCGGCGCGATTGCGTGGACCCGCCTTGCCAAGCAGACTAAGGCGGACGGCGCGACCATCAGCATCACCAACACCCCGATGCTGACGACCAACTACATCATGAATCCGGCGATCACCTACAACATCAGCGAAATCACGCCCATCGCCAATATCGTGACCGACCCCGGCATTGCCGTCGTGTCTGCCGACAGCCCGTTCAACACCTTCGAGGACTTTGTGGAGGCCGCGAAGGCGAACCCGAGCACTGTGACCGTCGGCAACTCCGGCGTGGGCGGCGACGACTATTTCACTTCGGTCCAGTTCGAGCGACAGGCCGGCGTGAAGCTTCAGAAGGTCCCGTTCCAGGGTGACGGCCCGTCGTGGACGGCGGCCATGGGCGGCAAGATCGACGCCAGCTTCACCAACGTCGGCGTGTCTTTCCCGCAGATCAAGGAAGGCAACCTGAAGGCGCTCGCGGTGTTCGCCGAAGAGCGCATCCCGGACCTGCCCGACGTGCCGACCGCCAAGGAACTCGGCTACGACCTCGTTGCAGGGTCCTCGCGCGGCTACTCCGGCCCCGCCGGCTTCCCCGCCGAAGCGCGCCAGCAGATGATCGACGCAATGCAGCGCGTGGTCGACAACCCCGACTTCCAGAAGGCCGCCGCAGACCGCGCCTTCAACATCGACTTCATCTCCGGCGATGACTACGCCGCGATGCTGCAGAAGCAGGAAGGCGAATACAAGGTCATCTGGGCCGACATCAAAGACGAAGTCCAGAAGCAGTAA